The following are encoded in a window of Clarias gariepinus isolate MV-2021 ecotype Netherlands chromosome 8, CGAR_prim_01v2, whole genome shotgun sequence genomic DNA:
- the lgi2b gene encoding leucine-rich repeat LGI family member 2b: protein MRISLQKKKNSSHADLRSESCCSAAFILSGAQTQPSASMMHAAAPSPTVRHYVFLILFFSCCVSCSGGKRVFKCPSGCTCTPETIICVGSSFIPRTVPVDISSLSIVNGTFPEIREATFALMPSLHLLLLNSNSISIIKDDAFSGLPRLEYLFIEGNKIEEMSKYAFRGLRDVTHLSLANNNLKGLPKGLFSDLHSLIELDLRGNQFQCECQSMWLMLWLKKTNATVSEVYCAEPEEIKGVLLKDFPEKHAKCVSTDFIPHQTINTQSMSADIFSFKEDVYVALAVPNSDSCIIMEWDHIETHFRPFDNITGRSVIGCRSVLINEQAFVIVAQLFDGSRVYKFDQEQNQFTKFQTVEMLNVSKPNDIEVFRLGDEWFFLIVDSSKAGMSTLFKWNNTGFFPYQFLHEWFRDTDAEFVDLDGKPVLILTSRSQVPVIYQWNKSTQTFVLFQDIPNMDDMVSVKTFKIDRILYLALACYIGDSKVLKWTGKSFEEVQGFPSRGAMVLQPFSFRDQQYLILSSDYSFSQIFRWDKEKKVFIKFREVYVQWPRSFTPLSTGSRDFLLATSFKGKTKVFEHITVDYS, encoded by the exons ATGCGcatttcattacaaaaaaaaaaaaactccagtcATGCTGATCTGAGATCTGAAAGCTGCTGCAGTGCTGCGTTCATCCTGTCTGGGGCTCAGACTCAACCCTCAGCATCCATGATGCATGCCGCAGCTCCCTCTCCTACTGTGCGACACTATGTGTtcctcattttatttttctcatgctgtgtaagttgctctggaggAAAGCGTGTGTTTAAATGTCCTTCAGGCTGTACCTGCACCCCCGAGACCATCATCTGCGTCGGATCATCCTTCATCCCCCGGACAGTCCCTGTCGACATCAGCTCTCT GAGTATCGTCAATGGCACTTTTCCAGAGATCCGAGAAGCAACATTTGCCCTGATGCCATCTCTGCACTTGCT TCTGCTTAACTCCAACTCCATCTCCATCATAAAGGATGATGCCTTCTCCGGCTTACCTCGCCTCGAGTACCT ATTTATCGAGGGGAATAAGATAGAGGAGATGAGCAAATACGCCTTCAGAGGACTTCGAGACGTCACACATCT GTCTTTAGCGAATAACAATTTGAAAGGTTTACCCAAAGGCCTGTTCTCGGACCTGCACTCTCTCATAGAGCT AGATTTGAGAGGAAACCAGTTTCAGTGTGAGTGTCAGTCTATGTGGCTCATGTTATGGCTGAAGAAGACAAATGCAACGGTTTCAGAAGTTTACTGCGCAGAACCTGAGGAGATAAAGGGCGTCTTGTTGAAGGACTTCCCCGAGAAACATGCCAAGTGTGTCTCCACTG ATTTTATTCCTCATCAGACCATAAACACTCAGTCCATGTCAGCAGACATTTTCTCCTTCAAAGAAGACGTGTATGTCGCGCTGGCCGTGCCAAACTCAGACAGCTGTATCATCATGGAGTGGGATCACATTGAAACCCACTTCAGGCCTTTTGATAATATCACAG GACGATCAGTGATCGGCTGCAGGTCGGTATTGATTAACGAGCAGGCATTTGTGATCGTCGCTCAGCTCTTTGACGGCTCACGTGTCTATAAATTCGACCAGGAGCAGAACCAGTTCACTAAATTCCAAACGGTTGAAATGCTCAATGTGTCTAAGCCAAATGACATTGAGGTGTTCCGACTCGGAGACGAGTGGTTCTTCCTAATAGTGGACAGCTCCAAAGCAGGAATGTCTACCCTATTCAAGTGGAACAACACTGGCTTCTTCCCATATCAGTTTCTCCATGAGTGGTTCCGCGACACAGATGCAGAGTTTGTCGACCTGGATGGGAAGCCTGTGCTCATCCTGACCAGTCGGTCTCAGGTCCCTGTCATCTACCAATGGAACAAGAGCACTCAGACATTTGTTCTCTTTCAGGACATACCCAACATGGACGACATGGTGAGCGTGAAGACTTTCAAAATTGACCGCATCCTCTATTTGGCTCTGGCATGCTACATCGGAGACTCAAAGGTTCTTAAGTGGACCGGGAAAAGCTTTGAGGAAGTGCAGGGCTTCCCGTCGCGTGGTGCGATGGTCCTCCAGCCATTTAGCTTCAGAGATCAGCAGTATCTGATCCTGAGCAGTGATTACTCCTTCTCTCAGATCTTCAGATGGGACAAGGAGAAGAAGGTCTTCATCAAATTTAGGGAGGTTTATGTTCAGTGGCCTCGATCTTTTACTCCTTTATCGACGGGATCTCGTGATTTTCTCCTCGCCACCAGTTTTAAGGGGAAAACAAAGGTTTTTGAACATATCACAGTCGATTACAGCTGA